DNA sequence from the Bacteroidota bacterium genome:
AAATTGATGGGATTTTAGCGAAAATCGATGCCGATCCGGAGATTTTTGAAACCAAAAGAATTGAATGGAACTTATGGACCAACATCCGTCAAAAAACCTTGGAAGGACGCAGAACAGGTATTGGAATCACCGCAGAAGGCGATATGCTTGCTGCTTTGGGATCACGTTATGGTACTGAAGGTGCAACAGACTTTTCAACAGAGGTGCATAAACTCTTAGCGATAGAAGTTTACCGTTCATCAGTTGAATTGGCAAGAGACCGTGGTCCTTTTCCTATCTTCGATATTGAAAAAGAAAGAAACAATCCTTTCATTAATCGGATTAAAGATGCAGCTCCCATCGTTTTTGAAAATATGGAAAAATATGGACGCAGAAATATTGCCATGTTGACCATCGCTCCGACAGGAAGCGTAAGTATATGCTCTCAAACTTCTTCAGGAATTGAACCTGTTTTTATGGTGTCATACAAAAGAAGAAGAAAAGTTAACCCAAACGATAGAAATGTCACGGTTAACTTTACCGATGAAGTTGGCGATGCATGGGAAGAGTATAATGTATTCCATCCCAAATTCATAACTTGGTTAAGTGTTAACGGTTATAACCCCGAAGAAGTCCAGGCTTATTCAGAGGAAGATCTTAGCCAAATCATTAAACAATCGCCCTATTATAAAGCTACTTCAAATGATATTGATTGGCTAAGCAAAGTTATAATGCAGGGAGCAATTCAAAAGTGGGTCGATCATTCAATTAGTGTTACGGTTAATGTTCCAAAAGAAGCGACCGAAGATTTGGTAAGTAAAATTTACCAAACTGCGTGGGAAAGCGGATGTAAGGGAATGACCATATACCGTGATGGTTCCCGCTCAGGTGTTCTTATTTCAAATGATGACAATAAGAAAGAAAAAGAGAACGAAAATGAATTCAAAGAAACCAAGGCCCCAACCCGACCAAGAATATTGGAAGCTGAAATTGTAAGATTCCAGAATGACTATGATAAATGGATCGCGGTAATTGGTGTTCTGGATCAAAAACCTTACGAAATTTTTACCGGAAAAGCAGACGGATTCTTTATTCCTCCATTTGTTACCAAAGGTTGGGTTATCAAGAATAAAAACGAAAAACAAGTCACCCGATACGACTTTCAATTTGAAGACAAAGATGGCTATAAGATTACTATTGAAGGATTATCACGTTCATTTAATAAGGAGTTTTGGAATTATGCAAGATTAATTTCCGGAATTTTACGACATGGTATGCCGATCCCTTTCGTTACTCAGCTTATTAATAATTTGACCTTGGATGATGAGTCGATCAATACCTGGAAAAATGGGGTAATCAGGGCATTAAAAAAATACATTCCTGATGGAACGGAAATGAAAAAAT
Encoded proteins:
- a CDS encoding adenosylcobalamin-dependent ribonucleoside-diphosphate reductase encodes the protein MKYTHEEVLVSATEYFKGDVLAANVWMNKYALKNSAGEIFELTPDDMHLRLASEIARIEKKYPNPLGEDAIYELLKDFKYIIPQGSPMAGIGNNFQVSSLSNCFVIGSDTNSDSYGGILKVDQEQVQLMKRRGGVGHDLSHIRPFGSPVKNSALTSTGIVPFMERYSNSTREVAQDGRRGALMLSISVKHPDAESFIDAKMALGKVTGANVSVKLDDNFMKAVVNNTTYRQQYPIDSDNPTFVKDIDANSLWSKIIHNAWQSAEPGVLFWDTVIRESVPDSYADKGFKTLSTNPCGEIPLCPYDSCRLLALNLYSYVDKPFTKDASFDGSLFSKHAHHALRIMDDIIDLEVEKIDGILAKIDADPEIFETKRIEWNLWTNIRQKTLEGRRTGIGITAEGDMLAALGSRYGTEGATDFSTEVHKLLAIEVYRSSVELARDRGPFPIFDIEKERNNPFINRIKDAAPIVFENMEKYGRRNIAMLTIAPTGSVSICSQTSSGIEPVFMVSYKRRRKVNPNDRNVTVNFTDEVGDAWEEYNVFHPKFITWLSVNGYNPEEVQAYSEEDLSQIIKQSPYYKATSNDIDWLSKVIMQGAIQKWVDHSISVTVNVPKEATEDLVSKIYQTAWESGCKGMTIYRDGSRSGVLISNDDNKKEKENENEFKETKAPTRPRILEAEIVRFQNDYDKWIAVIGVLDQKPYEIFTGKADGFFIPPFVTKGWVIKNKNEKQVTRYDFQFEDKDGYKITIEGLSRSFNKEFWNYARLISGILRHGMPIPFVTQLINNLTLDDESINTWKNGVIRALKKYIPDGTEMKKSNCPECGDNEGLVYQDGCLTCTSCGYSKCG